One genomic window of Limanda limanda chromosome 16, fLimLim1.1, whole genome shotgun sequence includes the following:
- the LOC133021589 gene encoding activin receptor type-1C, whose protein sequence is MSCPGKMSVQAALILVCVAQLTAGLKCVCQLCANHTCETSSGGACWNSVMLIDGTEETVKSCLSPTEMKGQVFCYSSRNVSKRNCCFTDFCNSETLHLHTERPLEEPESWSRLQLSVLILVPSCLLCVGVLLGVFGVPGHYCSYSRAHKHDPEEPLDDHMITAVDKCLQDLIYDMSTSGSGSGLPLLVQRTIARTIVLQETIGKGRFGEVWRGKWRGEDVAVKIFSTRDERSWFREAEIYQTILLRHENILGFIAADSKDNGLWTQLWLVSEYHEHGSLYDYLSRHTVSMEGMVVLALSIASGLAHLHMEIIGTQGKPAIAHRDLKSKNVLVKNNGTAVIADLGMAVKHDSNTNTIDIPPNHRVGTKRYMAPEILDETINMSNFESFKRADIYSLGLVFWELARRCSIRGLNEDFQLPYYDLVPSDPAVEDMRKVVCDQKLRPSIPNQWQSCEAMRVIGKVMRECWYANSAARLTALRVKKTVSQLSMIKDVKE, encoded by the exons gtctgaagtgtgtgtgtcagctctgCGCCAACCACACCTGTGAGACCAGCTCAGGCGGCGCCTGCTGGAACTCGGTGATGCTGATTGACGGGACGGAGGAGACGGTGAAGTCCTGCCTGTCTCCCACCGAGATGAAGGGCCAGGTCTTCTGCTACAGCTCCCGCAACGTCTCCAAGAGGAACTGCTGCTTCACGGATTTCTGCAACAGTGAGACTCTGCACCTACACACAG AGAGGCCTTTGGAAGAACCTGAAAGCTGGAGCCGGCTGCAGCTCTCGGTGCTGATCCTGGTGCCGTCCTGCCTGCTGTGTGTGGGCGTGCTTCTCGGCGTATTCGGCGTGCCGGGCCACTACTGTTCCTACAGTCGAGCCCACAAGCACGACCCCGAGGAGCCCCTGGACGACCACATGATCACGGCAGTCGACAAATGTCTCCAAGATCTGATCTACGACATGAGCACCTCGGGCTCTGGATCAg GTCTGCCACTGCTGGTGCAGAGAACCATAGCTCGGACCATCGTGCTGCAGGAGACGATTGGGAAGGGTCGGTTCGGTGAGGTGTGGCGGGGCAAGTGGCGAGGGGAGGACGTGGCGGTGAAGATCTTCTCCACCAGGGACGAGAGGTCCTGGTTCCGTGAGGCCGAGATCTATCAGACGATCCTGCTCAGACACGAGAACATCCTGGGATTCATCGCTGCAGACAGCAAAG ATAACGGCCTGTGGACTCAGCTCTGGCTGGTGTCGGAGTACCATGAGCACGGCTCCCTGTACGATTACCTGAGCAGGCACACGGTGTCGATGGAGGGCATGGTGGTCCTGGCCTTATCGATAGCCAGTGGGCTGGCACATCTCCACATGGAGATCATTGGCACCCAGG GGAAACCTGCCATCGCTCACAGAGACTTAAAGTCCAAAAATGTCCTGGTGAAGAACAACGGCACAGCGGTAATCGCAGATTTGGGTATGGCCGTTAAACACGACTCCAACACCAACACCATCGACATACCGCCCAACCACAGAGTGGGAACCAAAAG GTACATGGCCCCAGAGATTCTGGACGAGACGATCAATATGAGCAACTTTGAATCGTTCAAGCGAGCGGACATCTACTCGCTCGGCCTGGTGTTCTGGGAACTGGCCCGAAGATGCTCTATTAGGG GACTTAATGAAGATTTCCAGCTGCCTTATTACGACCTTGTGCCTTCAGATCCGGCCGTGGAGGACATGAGGAAGGTGGTGTGCGATCAGAAGCTCCGACCCAGCATTCCCAACCAGTGGCAGAGCTGTGAG GCGATGCGTGTAATTGGCAAAGTGATGAGAGAGTGCTGGTACGCCAACTCCGCCGCTCGTCTCACTGCGCTGCGGGTCAAGAAGACCGTCTCTCAGCTGTCCATGATCAAGGATGTCAAAGAATAG